From the genome of Scytonema hofmannii PCC 7110, one region includes:
- a CDS encoding phospholipid carrier-dependent glycosyltransferase, giving the protein MSLRHKKFRSFAILGLIWVLGMVCDRIWFALDRSIPAWDQADYLTGTLNYWQALQHPQWWNRDWWQSLWLLSSKIPPLTYILTAGVQNIFGIGPDEATLVMLLFSGVLLGSVYGLGKVLFDESVGLWAAFLCQVLPALYRLRLDFLLDYPLAAVVTLSFFCLSVWRSFGTAEAQRALRKRRFVEWLWALAFGLSFGLALLVKQTALIFLLVPIVWLGVGALRDRRWGRLAQLVGGLCLSVLVFGPWYRTNWLIVLTSGKRATVDSAIAEGEAPLNTLQAWIYYWQQLPNQVSLPLLLVPIVALLFYWGRLGFKNKDKGIGGQGGELPPLSHSSFKWLTVFLVSAYLLSSLNINKDSRYALPYLPTLTVFLAYGLTRFSHLWGKRIRWGTASLAVLLMLCNLFPVGGVIGSWVTRALSPNQHYPYMAEELPHKQAIAHIVQTEPLLRSTLGVLPSTAAINQHNFNYYGALQNFQVYGRQVGTRKKFIDRDVRSLEWFLTKTGDQGSVGETQASIVQAVEQSGNFQLNKSWNLSDGSLIKLYHKQTPAIEVKPISVTGVSPDRLTLSQVAVPEKAPPGVPVPVTYEWSGSWEQLQHGLVLLTWKTKTPHSLLPTPYSPTSWIHDRAIAMGALHSGTKKPEGTFRAIERIAMLPPADVTPGIYSLEAIYLNRFSGESYPIQVPNVTLQIDPQAPPIPAPELDLVTQLRILGTNLPKGTEALSQVFDEVGRINQYDPIQDYLVQARLTLEYRLQQIPSNRDWAYALALANVLQRRVDGAIAALQKVTQLDSENPYSHAYLAFVQLYNWQPVAAQKSLEPSLAKNPNIPEIKALSGAAALMQGNLIKAWQILKEVNG; this is encoded by the coding sequence ATGAGCTTACGACACAAGAAGTTTAGAAGTTTCGCGATACTCGGCTTAATTTGGGTGTTGGGGATGGTGTGCGATCGCATTTGGTTTGCTTTGGATCGTTCTATTCCTGCTTGGGATCAGGCGGATTATTTAACGGGTACGTTAAATTATTGGCAAGCTTTGCAGCATCCGCAGTGGTGGAATCGGGATTGGTGGCAGAGTTTATGGTTATTGTCTTCTAAGATACCGCCTTTGACGTACATACTTACGGCTGGTGTTCAGAATATTTTTGGCATTGGACCGGATGAGGCGACTCTGGTTATGCTTTTGTTTAGTGGGGTTTTACTGGGGTCGGTTTATGGTTTGGGGAAGGTGTTGTTTGATGAGTCTGTAGGTTTGTGGGCGGCTTTCTTGTGTCAAGTTTTACCTGCTCTTTATCGATTACGTCTGGATTTTCTGCTGGATTATCCTTTGGCGGCGGTTGTGACTTTGAGTTTCTTTTGCTTGAGTGTGTGGAGAAGTTTTGGAACCGCAGAGGCGCAGAGGGCGCTGAGAAAGAGGAGGTTTGTTGAGTGGTTGTGGGCGCTTGCTTTTGGTTTGTCGTTTGGGTTGGCTTTGTTGGTTAAGCAAACGGCTTTGATTTTTCTTTTGGTACCAATAGTATGGCTTGGGGTGGGGGCTTTACGCGATCGCCGTTGGGGACGTTTGGCTCAATTAGTGGGTGGTTTGTGTTTGTCGGTGTTGGTGTTTGGTCCTTGGTATCGCACAAATTGGTTGATTGTTCTGACTTCTGGGAAACGGGCGACTGTAGATTCTGCGATCGCTGAAGGTGAGGCTCCTCTTAATACATTACAGGCATGGATTTATTACTGGCAACAATTACCGAATCAAGTTTCTCTTCCATTGTTATTAGTGCCTATTGTTGCTCTGTTGTTTTATTGGGGTCGGTTAGGATTTAAAAATAAGGACAAGGGGATCGGGGGACAAGGAGGAGAACTTCCCCCACTCTCCCACTCTTCATTCAAATGGTTGACGGTATTTCTCGTGAGTGCATATTTACTGTCATCTTTGAATATTAATAAAGATAGTCGCTACGCGTTACCATATTTACCAACATTAACCGTATTTTTAGCATATGGATTGACACGGTTTTCTCATCTTTGGGGAAAGCGGATTCGATGGGGTACTGCGTCTTTGGCAGTTCTGCTGATGTTGTGTAACTTGTTCCCTGTTGGGGGTGTTATCGGTAGTTGGGTGACACGGGCTTTGAGTCCAAATCAGCATTATCCTTATATGGCAGAGGAATTGCCTCACAAGCAGGCGATCGCTCATATTGTTCAAACAGAACCATTATTACGCTCTACTTTAGGAGTTTTGCCATCAACAGCAGCAATTAATCAACACAATTTTAATTACTATGGGGCGCTGCAGAATTTTCAAGTTTACGGGCGTCAGGTGGGGACGAGAAAAAAATTTATAGATAGGGATGTGCGATCGCTAGAATGGTTTCTTACCAAAACGGGCGACCAGGGATCGGTTGGAGAAACTCAAGCGAGTATTGTACAAGCTGTGGAGCAAAGCGGAAATTTTCAACTCAACAAGTCTTGGAATTTGTCCGATGGTAGCCTGATAAAGCTTTACCACAAACAAACACCAGCAATAGAGGTAAAACCAATCAGTGTGACTGGTGTCTCGCCCGATCGCCTAACTTTATCTCAAGTCGCAGTACCAGAAAAAGCTCCACCAGGAGTCCCAGTACCTGTAACTTACGAATGGTCTGGTTCATGGGAACAACTACAACATGGCTTAGTCCTGCTAACTTGGAAAACCAAGACTCCCCACTCCCTACTCCCCACTCCCTACTCCCCAACCTCGTGGATACACGATCGCGCTATAGCAATGGGGGCTTTGCATTCCGGAACCAAAAAACCGGAAGGTACATTCAGGGCGATCGAAAGAATTGCAATGCTTCCTCCTGCTGATGTAACACCGGGAATTTACTCGTTAGAGGCAATTTATCTCAACAGGTTCTCAGGAGAAAGTTACCCCATTCAAGTGCCAAATGTCACATTACAAATCGACCCTCAAGCCCCTCCTATACCAGCACCAGAGTTGGATTTAGTGACTCAATTAAGAATTTTAGGTACAAATTTGCCTAAAGGAACGGAGGCATTAAGTCAAGTATTTGATGAAGTTGGACGTATTAATCAATACGACCCGATACAGGATTACTTGGTACAAGCGCGGCTAACTTTGGAATATCGCTTGCAACAAATTCCCTCAAATCGAGATTGGGCGTATGCTTTGGCTTTAGCAAATGTTTTACAGCGACGGGTAGATGGTGCTATTGCTGCTTTACAAAAAGTTACTCAGCTAGATTCAGAAAATCCCTATTCCCACGCTTACCTGGCATTTGTCCAACTGTATAATTGGCAACCTGTTGCCGCACAAAAGTCCCTTGAACCCAGTTTAGCGAAAAACCCAAACATACCTGAAATCAAAGCTCTTTCTGGCGCGGCTGCTTTAATGCAAGGTAATTTAATTAAGGCATGGCAAATTTTGAAAGAGGTTAATGGTTAG
- a CDS encoding DUF6717 family protein: MSNFLMAIFPYRYEDTWVFDDKAVGLEREPFVCGVSQMIDNLVENIPNADMGFKLIFSQNPFPGYQAELIHSREEYGGHWYCWQEKEKEGWLCPALFRYFDLVPNKIYCKAEKFSWK, translated from the coding sequence ATGTCAAATTTTTTAATGGCAATTTTTCCCTATCGATATGAAGATACATGGGTTTTTGACGATAAAGCTGTTGGATTAGAGAGGGAGCCATTTGTGTGTGGGGTATCCCAGATGATTGACAATCTTGTGGAAAATATTCCTAATGCTGATATGGGGTTCAAACTTATATTCTCACAGAATCCCTTCCCAGGATATCAGGCAGAGCTGATTCACTCACGGGAGGAATATGGCGGACACTGGTATTGCTGGCAAGAGAAAGAAAAAGAAGGATGGCTGTGTCCAGCTTTATTTAGATACTTCGATTTAGTACCAAATAAAATTTATTGCAAAGCTGAAAAATTTAGCTGGAAATAA